Part of the Qipengyuania sp. SS22 genome, CCTGCCGCGGGTGATCGCAGAAGGCGCGCAGCATGCGGAACTCGGCGGTCGAGAGCGGCACCAGCGCACTGTCGGGATCGGTCAGGCGGCGCTTTAGGGGGTCGAGCTGCCAGCCTTCGAACCGATAGAGCAATTCTTCGTCCGCCGCCGCGGCAGGCCGTTCGGCACGACGCAGTACCGACCGGATACGCGCCACCAGTTCGCGCGGTTCGAAGGGCTTGGTGACATAATCATCGGCGCCAATTTCCAGGCCGATGATCCGGTCCATCGCTTCGCCCTTGGCGGTCAGCAGAATGGTCGGCAGTCCGCGGCTCTCGACCAGGTGGCGACACAGCGACAGCCCGTCTTCGCCGGGCATCATGATGTCGAGCAGGGCGAGGTCGGGCAGGTCCTGCGCCAGCAGCGTGCGCGCCTGCGCGGCGCTGTCCGCCTCGGTCACGACGAACCCCTGGCGGGACAGATAGTCCGCCAGGGGTTCGCGTAGACTGCGCTCGTCATCGACAAGCAGGATGGAGGTGGGCGCGGGATCGGTCATGGTTGCTTCAATCCCGCGCCTACCGCCGTGGGGCGCGTGCGGGCAAGCGCTTACTGGCCGCGGCGTTCGGCGCGCTTGGAGCGGCGTTCACTCTTGTGCGCTTCGCGTTCCTCGGCGGAAATCGCGCCGTCGCTATTGGTGTCGACCTTGGCGAACCGGGCCTGCACCGAGGCATCGAATTCGGCGCGACTGATCGCCTGGTCGCCATTGGTATCGGCGCTCTTGTGCATGCCGCCGCGCTTCCCGCCACGGCCACCACGTTTGCCGCGTTCGCCGCGAGCTTCGTGCATCGCGGCCAGTTCGGCTTGCGAGAGGCCGCCCGACTTGTCGGTATCGGCCTTGGCGAAATGCTCGGCCATGCGGGCAGTGCGATCACCGCCGCGAGTGCCGCGACGTTCGGCGCGATCGCCCCGTTTCGGCCGGTTCGCCTTGCGGGCTTCACGCGCGGCCGTCATTTCTGCTGCGGTCAGCTCGCCATCACCATCGGTGTCGGCCTGGGCGAACATCTGGGCGCCCTTGGCCGCGCGGTCGTTGGCATTGAGCACGCCATCGCCATTGGCATCCATGCGGGCGAAGCGCGCGGCGCTGGTGGCCTGGATTTCAGCCAGCGTGATGCGGCCATCGCCATCGGTATCGGGATTTTCCCCGCCACGGTGCTGCGCGATCGCAGCAGTGCCGGTCAGTGCCAGCACGGCAGCGGAGAGAGTGAGGAAGGTCTTGTTCATTGCTTATCTCCAAAAGTGGAGAGCTGCGACGGACCAGGGGTCTGAGGGGAGGGACGTATTGCCCGCCGCAGCTCGTATCCCCGTTCTAGGCCTGCAATGTCGCAGCAATATCCCGAACATGGCCTGAATTGTAACGGATTGCATCGGCACGGCGGATCTGTTCATCGCGCTGCAAGTCAGCGGGGCCGGTGCTGGGTGCCTTCGCCCGCGGTGATGAATATCGCGGTAGCTTCCTTCTCGACGTCGGCGATATGCCACACGCCCGCGGGGTTGATGGCATAATCCCCCGCATCCAGCGTGGTGGTTTCGCGCCGCCCGTCGGGGAATTCCTGCGTCAGCGCCATGGTGCCCGCAGTGCAGATCACCACTTCTTCGCCCAGCGGGTGCATTTCCCAGCTGGGCCAGCTCTCGGTAAAATGGTGCTGACTGACCAGCCGCCCCTCACGCCCGTCGGCCCCGTGCCGTTCGCCATAGCTTTCGTACCATTCCAGCCCTTCGAAGGGCGGCTGCGGCACCGCAGTCGCGCCCAGACCCAGATGGATGAACCTATCGGCGAGACGGTACGGCTGGGACATGTCAGGCCACCCTGTCCATCAGGAAGGCGTTGAGCTTGTTGCCATCGGGATCGCGGAAATAGGCGGCATAGAAAACCATGCCATTGGCATCGGGTTCGCCGCGCGGCCCTGGTTCGCCCTCGCAGCTGCCGCCGTTTGCCAGCGCGATGTCGTAGAGCCGCTGCACTTGGTCGCGATCCTGCGCCTGCAGCGCCACCATCGTGCCATTGCCAACGGTCGCCGCCTCGCCGTCGAACGGCTTGGTCGCAGCGATGCCTGCAGCGCCATCCATATCGCCCCAGGCGATGAAGCTGTCGAAATCCATCATCCGCCCGACACCCAGTTCGGCGGCGACGGGATCGTAGAACTGGGCGGCGCGTGCGAGGTCATTGGTCCCCACTGTCACATAACCGATCATGCGAATTCTCCTTGTCGAAAACGACTCGCGACCAGCAGAACATTACGGGAACAGCGACGATCCTACAAGAGCTGGCCTACAGCGGCTGGCATTGTTCCTCGAGCCAGGCCAGATCCGCACCTTCGAGCTGCGGCGCGAGGACCGCGCGCACGGCGGTGTGGTAATTGTTCCACCAGTCGATCTCGGCCGCGCTCAGCAGCGCCTTGTTGACCAGCGTGCGATCGAGCGGAACGAAGGTCAGCGTCTCGAAACCGAGATATTTACCTTCGCTTCCCGTCACGCCGGCATCGACCACCAGCACGAGGTTCTCGATGCGGATGCCGTAGTCGCCGGCTTTGTAGTAGCCCGGCTCGTTCGAGAGGATCATGCCTTCGCGCAGCGGGGTTTCGGTGCCGGGGAAAGCGCAGCCCGGCTTGCTGATCCGCTGCGGTCCTTCATGGACGGAGAGGAAGCTGCCCACACCGTGGCCGGTGCCGTGGCCGTAATCGACCCCGCCGTTCCACAGATGCATGCGGGCCAATGCGTCGAGCGCGCCGCCAGTGGTGCGGTCGGGGAATTTCTGCATGTCGAGCTGGATGTGCCCCTTGAGCACACGCGTGTTGCGCTCGATCATCTCGGGGCTCGGTTCACCCGGACCGACCCATACGGTACGCGTGATGTCGGTGGTGCCATCGAGATACTGGCCGCCCGAATCGACGAGGTAGATCGAGGAAGGCGGGATCGGGATATTGCTCTCTTCGTCGACCTTGTAATGCGGCAGCGCGGCGTGGCCCGCCGCGGCGCTGATCGTGTCGAAGCTGGCATCCTTGAGCACACCGCCTGCCTCGCGGAATTCGCGCAGCTTGGCGGCGGCGGTCAGTTCGTCGATCCCGCCCTTGGGCGCTTCGAGCGAAAGCCAGTGGAGGAACCGCGTAACCGCTGCCCCGTCGCGCGCCTGCGCATCGCGGTGGCCCTGCTGTTCCGCCGGGTTCTTGATCGCCTTGGGCAGCACGGTGGGATCGTCGGTCCGCACGACTTTCGCGCCGCCGGTCTGCAGCGCGTGGAAGATGCCTGCCACCGCATGGTTGGGATCGACCGCGACGGTCTTGCCCTTCAAGGCTTCGAGCGCGGGGACGAAATCGTCGCGATCGCGCACGGTGACCGCATTGCCGAGATGCTGGGTCAGTTCGGGTGTGACCTTGTCGGGGGCAATGAACAGTTCGGCAGTTCCATCGGCATGCGCCAGGACATAGGACAGCGCGACCGGCGTGTTGTCGACATCGGTGCCGCGCATGTTGAGCAGCCAGGCAACCGAATCGAGCGCGCTGATCACCGTCGCGTCATAATCTTCGCCCTTGAGCCAGTCGGCCACTTCGGAACGCTTGTCGGCGCTTGAGCGACCGGCATGTTCGTCGCCATGCGGTACTGCCGCGGCGAGCGAGGCCTGCGGGCGGTCGTCCCAGATCGCATCGATCGGATTGCCGTCCACCGGGACCAGCTCGATACCCTTCTTGGCGAAAAGCGCCTCGGCTTCCTCGGCCCAGCCGATGCCGTGCAGCCAGGCGTCATAGCCGATGCGGGCACCTTCGGCTGCGTGTTCGGCGAGCCATTTGGCGGGCGATGTCGCGGGCACATCCTCATAGGCATAGAGCGCGCCGTCGACCTGTTCGCGCACCTGCACCGTATAACGGCCGTCGGTGAACATGGCGGCGCGGTCCTTGAGCACCGCTGCGCTGCCCGCGCTGCCGCCGAAACCGGTCAGCCAATGGAGCCGCTGGGCATAGGAGCCGACATATTCGCTCATATGCTCGTCGGAAATCGGAATGACGAAGCCGTCGAGGCGGCGCCGGGCGAGTTCCTGGCGCAATCCGTGGAGGCGGGCTTCGTAAGTTTGCATCAGCATCGAGAAATCCTTTTCACTCGTGCCGGTCGCGCTTGGGGGGCGACTCGGCGCTTGCGGCGCGTGGCGCAGCCGCATAATCACTGGCCTGTCATAGTCATCCGCGGCGCTCCTTTCCAGTTTTGCGCCGCCCGGGGGAGGACCACCTATGCCTTTCATGCGATATGCCGCGTTCCTATCTGCCGCATCGCTGGCGCTCAGCGCACCGCTTCACGCCCAGAATTCCGAAGGGACCACAGTGACACAGCCGACTTCGCCGCCGACTGCCGAAAAACGCGACCACAGCTATTCGCATCACGGGATCACGATTGCCGATCCGTATCACTGGCTGAGGGACCAGTCCTATCCCACGGTCGACGACGCGGATGTGCTCGACCACCTCAAGGCGGAGAACGCCTGGTTTGAAGCGCGGATGAAACCGCAGCAGGCGCTGGTCGACGAATTGTTCGCCGAGATGAAGGCGCGGATCAAAGAAGACGATTCGACCGTGCCCCAGCGCCGCGGGGACTATCTCTACTGGTCGGAGTTCGAGGAAGGCGCGGAATACCGCAAATATTACCGCAAGCCGGTTGCGGGGGGCGATGATGTCCTCATCCTCGACGAGAACGCGCTGGCCGAAGGGGTCGAATATTTCCGCCTGGGCGCGTTTTCGGTGTCGCAGAATGGGCGCTATCTCGCCTATTCTGCCGATACCAACGGCTCCGAACGCTTTACCGCGCGGATCAAGGATCTCGAGACGGGTGAATTGCTGCCTGACGAGATACCGGGCACGCTGTCGGACCTTGTCTGGGTGAAGAACGACAGCGCGCTGGTCTATGGCACCGCTGACGACAATTGGCGCGTCCATGACGCGACGATGCATGTCCTCGGCACACCGCTGGGCGAGGACGTCGAACTCTACCGCGAAACCATGGATGAGGGCTTCCGCGTCGGCGCGGGCCTGTCGGCGCAGGAAGACTGGCTGATCATCGCGACCGGCGACAATGAGACGAGCGAGGTCCGCCTCGTGCCCGCCAGCGAACCCACCGCCGAACCGGTGCTGGTCAAGCCACGCAACAAGGGCGTCGAATACGATGTCGATGTGCGCGACGGCACGGTGTGGGTACATACCAATGACGATCACGTCAATTTCCGGCTGGCGACTGCCAAGCTCGACACGCCCGGCGACTGGACTACTCTGATCGCCGGATCGGACGAATTTTACTTGACCGGTTTCGACCTGTTCAAGGATTTCTACGTCACCGAAGGGCGATTGCGCGGGCTCGACCAGATCCAGCTGCGGTCCTACGCCGACCCCAATCTGGTCAAACCGATCGCCTTTGCCGAAGCCAGCTTCAGCGCAGGGCTGAGCAACAATCCCGAATACGACCAGGACACGCTGCGGCTTGCCTATGAAAGCATGGTCACACCCGATTCGGTCTATGATTACAATGTTGCGACGGGCGAGCTCGAACTGCTCAAACAGCAGGAAATCCCCAGCGGCTACGATCCTTCGCTCTACACTGCCGAGCGGGTGGAAATCGCCGCGCGCGACGGAACCATGGTCCCGGTCAGCATCATCATGCGCAAGGACCGGTCCAAGGCCGGGCCGCTGCATCTCTATGCCTATGGCGCCTATGGTTATGCCGTGCCGCCGGGCTTTTCGACTTCGCGGTTGAGCCTGGTCGATCGCGGCTATGCCTATGCCATCGCGCATATCCGCGGCGGCGACGATCTGGGCCGCAAGTGGTATCTGCAAGGTAAGCTCAACGAACGCACCAACACCTTCAACGACTTCGTCGATGTGGCGAAGGGGCTGGTCGCCAAGGGCTATACCGAGAAAGGCCGGATCAGCATTTCGGGCGGTTCGGCGGGCGGCGAGCTGATGGGCGCGGTGGTCAACACCGATCCCGAGCTGTGGGGCGCGGTCGTGGCGCATGTGCCCTTCGTCGATGTGCTGTCGACCATGCTCGACGAAGAGCTGCCGCTGACGCCGGGCGAGTGGCCCGAATGGGGCAACCCGATCCTCAGCAAGCAGGCCTTCGCCTATATCCTCAGCTACAGCCCCTATGATCAGGTGACGGCGCAGGATTACCCGCCGATGCTGGTGACTGCCGGCCTCAACGATCCGCGCGTGACCTACTGGGAGCCCGCCAAGTGGGTGGCCAAGCTGCGCGAGGTGAATACCGGCGATAGCGAGCTGCTGCTGAAGACCAATATGGGCGCGGGCCATGGCGGCAAATCGGGCCGCTTCCAGTCGATCTACGAAACCGCCGAGGAGGTCGCTTTCATCCTGTGGCAGATGGACGAGGCCGAGTGACAGCCGGCTTCACGCGCAGCTTCACAGCAGAGGCGCGCCACATCGACGAGATGGGGCACGTCAACAATGCGGTGTGGGTGCAGTGGATCCAGGACATGGCCACCGCGCATTGGGACGCGATGGGGCGCGCGGAGGATCGCGAGCAGTTTGTCTGGCTCGTGGTGCGTCACGAGATCGATTACCGCGGCAATATCGATGCCGGCGACACGGCGGAGGGCACCACCTGGATCGAGGGTCCGGCGCGCGGGGCGACCTCGCTCCGCCGCGTCGATTTTCGCAACGCGGCGGGCAAGGTCATCGTCTCTGCGGCGACGACCTGGGCGATGCTCGATCGCGAAAGCGGCCGGCTGGCGCGCGTCCGCCCCGAAGTGCTCGCCCCCTTCCTCTAGCGAAGCAGGTCGGCCACCGGGCGATAGTCGTATCCCAGCTCGCTCGAGACCGCTTCATAGGTCACTTCGCCGCGGTGGACGTTGAGCCCCTCGGCGAGATGCGGATCGGCTGCCAGCGCGGCCTTCCACCCCATCCGCGCGATGCGCAGCGCATGCGGCAGCGTCACATTGTTGAGCGCATAGGTGCTCGTGCGCGCCACCGCGCCGGGCATGTTGGCGACGCAATAATGCACGACATCGTCGATGACATAGGTCGGTTCGGCATGCGTGGTCGCACGGCTCGTTTCGAAACACCCGCCCTGGTCGATCGCGACGTCGACCAGCACTGCACCCTTGTGCATGTCCTTGAGCATTTCGCGCGTCACCAGCTTGGGTGCTGCGGCACCGGGTATCAGCACCGCGCCGATCACGAGGTCGGCATTGGTCACCGCGTCGTAGAGGTTGGCGGCGTTGGAGAAACGCGTGCTGGCGCGCGCCTCGAAATGCGTGCCGACCTTTTCGAGCACTTCGGGATCGCGGTCGAGAATGGTCACATCGGCACCGAGGCCGACCGCCATCTGCGCGGCGTTGAACCCGACCACGCCGCCGCCGATCACCACAACTTTGCCCGGCATCACGCCGGGGACGCCGCCGAGCAGAACGCCGCGTCCGCCATGCGCTTTTTCAAGCGCGGTGGCGCCCGCCTGCACGCTCATCCGACCGGCCACCTGGCTCATCGGCTTGAGCAGCGGCAGCTGCCCGCGCGGACCGGTCACCGTTTCGTAGGCGATCGCGGTGACACCGCTATCGAGCAGTTCCTTTGTCTGGTCGGGATCGGGTGCCAGATGCAGATAGGTGTAAAGGATCTGGCCCTCGCGCAGCTTCTTGCGCTCGACTGCCTGCGGTTCCTTGACCTTCACCACCATTTCGCATTCGGCGAAAATCGGATCGGGTCCGTTGACGATTTTCGCCCCTGCGGCGACATATTGGTCGTCATTGGCGTCGATGCCGGCGCCCGCATTGGTCTCGATCCACACCTCGTGGCCTTGCATGACGAGCTCTTTCGCGCTCTCGGGCGTCAGGCCGACGCGGTATTCGTGGTTCTTGATTTCCTTGGGGCTGCCGATGCGCATGGGGGACTCCTTGATTGCGCGCATCCGTTACAACTGCAACCAAGCGGCGGCAAGCCTGTCACACCCTTCGATGAGGTCACCCTGGGCTCAGTTCTGCGCTTGGTCGGCGGCCGTCGACCACTCGGCGGTCACGGTATTTCCATTCCCGGTAGCACTGGCATCTACATAGCGCGCGTCCGTGCCAAGCGCCTGCGTCACTACACTCAGCGCAGCGGCGCTGCCGGTCAGCGTGATCCGCAGACCGGTGCGCCGCGCAGCCCAGCCGATCAGCGCGAGTCGCGAAGTATTCGCATCATCGAGACCCTCTTCGCCCACGGTAACCTCGGGCAAGGCGACAAGGGGCGGGCGCAAATCAACCGTCCAGCCCGGCGTCGTGCGCTCGAGCCGCTGCTCCAGCTGGCGGTAGCCCGAGAGGGTGAGACCCGCGAGCGGTTGCGCGGTCGCCTGAACCGTCTGGTTTTCGCGATCGAGCATCACATCCTTGCGCGCGGCCCCGGCAATCAGAGCCACGCTCTGCCCCAGCGTGGCGATCTGGCGCTCGCTTGCCTCGGCCGCTTCGCGCACGCGCGCCTGCGCCAATGCGGCCTGCTCGGCGGCGCCCGGATCGGTACCGACCTGGAACTGGTCGATCGTCACGACCACCGGCCGTCCCAGCCGCTGGGACAGCCGTTCGGCCACCTCGCTGTCGGCGCCGGGATTGAACTCGGGGGTGAAGACGCTGGCAGCGATGGTTACGGGCTCGGCCGCCCAATTGACGATCGGCTGTTCGACCCGCGCGCGTCCGGTGAAGGCCTCGGCGACCTCCTGGTTGACGATTCGCTGGCCGTTGGCCTCCCACGCAATCGTCCTCAGCGAGAAGCCGAGCGGCACCGCCAGCGAGACAAACACCGCCACCATCACCATCGACTGCAACCGGGTCTGGCGATGCGTCATGTCCGACTGGAAGCCGTAGAGCCGCGCCATCAGCGCAGCGGTCAGGCCGATCGTCACGAGGTTGGTGATGAACAGGCCCAGCGCGCCGCCGAAGACCGTCCAATTGAAGGTCGCCAGACCGAAGCCCACCACCGCCAGCGGCGGCATCAGGGCGGTGGCGATCGCCACCCCCACGATCGTGCCTTCGCGCCCGCGGATCACGGCATAAGATCCCGCCAACGCCGAAAATAGCGCGACCAGCAGGTCGAACAGATTGGGCCGCGTGCGCGCGGCGATTTCCTCGGTCACCGTCTGCAGCGGCGAGAAATAGACAATCAGCGCGCAGAACAGGATTGCGAAGACCGACCCCGCCACCAGCGCCTTGCCGCAGCGCCGCAGCCAATCGGCATCGCCCGTGGCAAGCGAGAAGCCAGTGCCGAGGATCGGGTTCATCAGCGGCGAGAGCAGCATGGCGCCGATGACCACCGCAGGCGAGGATAACAGCAGGCCCAGGATCGCGATGCCCGCGCTCATCGCGGTCATGAAGATATAGCGGCTGGTGAGCAGCGATTCGCCGCGCACGCGCTCGATCGTGGCGACATGGTCGAGATCGGCGATCACCCCGTCGCGCCACCACATCCGCACTTCGACCAGCGCCCGCAGCATCGTCAGCCGGCTGATCGGCCGGCGTGTGCGATAGGCGGTTTCCTCGGTCGAATTATCGACGGACGGGGCGGGCGAAGTATCGGAAGATGGGGGCATCACCGCGCGATTTAGCCGGATGGAATGCGAGAGTCCCGCCAATTTTGCGCTGCGAGCCCGTGGCGTCGCGCTACTGCCATCCCGGCGGGCATGCCGCTAAAGCGGATTGCCATCCTGATCGCGGAAGATCTCGCGCCGCCCGACATGGTTGGCAGGGCCCACCAGCCCTTCGGCCTCCATGCGTTCGATCCACTTCGCGGCGGTGTTGTAGCCCACGCCCATCTGACGCTGCAGCCACGAACCCGATGCCTTCTGGTTCTCGATCACGATCTGGCAGGCCTGGCGGTACTTGCGCTCTTCGGGATTGTCCGACGCGGTAAATTCGTCCTCGAAGTTGAAGCCGCCATCTTCCGGTTCCTCGGTAACCGCGTCCACGTAATCGGGCTTGCCCTGTGCGCGCCAGTGGGTTGCGACGCGTTCGACCTCCTCGTCGCTGACGAATGGGCCGTGCACGCGGATCATCGCGCCGGTATTGGGCTTGTAGAGCATGTCGCCCTTGCCCAGCAGCTGCTCGGCACCCTGCTCGCCCAGGATCGTGCGGCTGTCGATGCGGCTGGTCACCTTGAAGCTGATGCGCGTGGGCAGGTTCGCCTTGATCACGCCGGTGATGACATCGACCGAGGGGCGCTGCGTCGCCATGATCAGATGGATGCCCGCCGCGCGGCTCTTCTGCGACAGTCGCTGGATCAGCACTTCGATTTCCTTGCCCACGGTGACCATCAGATCGGCCAGCTCGTCGACGATCAGCACGATCAGCGGCAGCGGTTCGTAATCGAGCTGCTCTTCCTCGTAGAGCTCCTCGCCGGTCTCGGGATCGAAGCCGGTCTGCACCCGGCGGCGGAGCGGTTTGCCCTTCTCGATCGCCTTGCCGACCTTTTCGTTGAACCCGGCGATATTGCGCGAATTGACCGACGACATCATCCGGTAGCGCCGCTCCATCTCCTCGACCGCCCATTTGAGCGCGCGGACCGATTTGTGCGGCTCGGTCACCACCGGGCTGAGCAAATGCGGGATGTCGTCATAGCTTTTCAGCTCGAGCACCTTGGGATCGATCAGGATCAACCGGCATTCGTCGGGCGTGAAGCGATAGAGCAGCGACAGCAGGATCGCGTTCAATCCGACCGACTTGCCCGAACCGGTGGTGCCCGCGACCAGCAGGTGCGGCATGGCGGCAAGATCGGCGACGATCGGTTCGCCGGCGATATCCTTGCCGAGGATCATCGGCAGGCTGCCCTGATGGTCGACGAAGGCAGCCGAATTGGCGAGCTGTTTGTAGCTGACCATCTGGCGGTCGGCATTGGGCAGTTCGATACCGATCACCGTCTTGCCCGGGATCGGCGACACGCGCGCGCTGATCGCCGACATGTTGCGCGCGATATCCTCGGCCAGGCCGACCACGCGGCTGGCCTTGATACCCGGCGCGGGTTCGAGTTCGTACATGGTGACCACCGGCCCCGCGCGCACCGCGGTGATCTCGCCCTTGACGTTGAAATCGTCGAGCACGTTCTCGAGCAGCCGCGCATTGCGTTCGAGCGCCATCTTGTCGAGCTTGGGCGCGGTATGGTCGGGGGCGTCGTCGAGCAGATCGTGGCTCGGCAGCTGGTAATTGGCGAACATGTCGCGCTGCTTGGCCTTGGCCGGCCTGGGCTGCACCGGGGTCGGCGCAGGATCGGCGATTTCAGGAGCGCGCCGCGGTTCGTTCATCGGCACCGGCTCCGCCCCATCATCCTCGGACGATTTGGCCGCGCGCTTCTGCTTCTTCGGCGCGAGCGGCAGGTCGAGTTCGGGGAGCTGCGCCTTGCGTTTCACGAAGTCGGGCAGGGTAAGGAACTGCGCCCAGTCGATCGCGAACACGCGGGTGACCAGCGCGATGCCGCCACCCAGCGCGATCAGGGCGAGGACCAGCACGATCCAGCCCGCGAAGGCGCCGCCGAAGCGCGCGGCGACCGCCTCGATCCCCAGCCCGCCGAGCTGGCCGAACAACCCGCCAACGCCTGCCGGCAGGCTGCCGGTGGCGGGCTCGAAAACCAGCGCCAGCACCGTGTCGAGCAGCGCGATCGCGGCGAGCAGCATGGCGACGGGGCGCCACCAGCGGCCAGGCGTTTCCTCTTCGTCTTCGCGCTCGACCCCGGTCCACAGCCGCCGCGCGGAGATATAAAACAGCGGCAGCAGGAGCACTGCGGGCAGTCCGAGGAAATTGAGCGCGCGTTCGCTCGCCCAGGCCCCGCTGGCGCCCATCCAGTTGCGGATGTCCGCCCCGCTGGCCGCAGTCGAGGGGCTGGGATCGGTCTGGGTATAGCTCGCCAGCGCCAGCGTCAGGAAAACGAGCAGCGCGAACAGCACTCCGGCGCCCGCCATATGCGTGGCGCGGCGGAAGGAGCGGCGAAACGCCGCGCGCCAATCGGGTGCTGCGCCTGCGCGCGAAGCCATGTGAGTTCCCCTGATCCGTCGAGAGCGCGCAGTATGAATCCTCGGGGAGTCCGCCGTCAAGCGGCCTTCGTCGAACCGAGTCCGTCGATCGCGCCCCAGCGTGGCCAGTCGAGTTCGCGCGCGCGCTCGTGGGTCATGCCGCCCAGCGCGATTACCGGAACGGCAGATGTGTCTGCCAACGCGTGAAACCCGGCAATGCCCAGCGTGGCGGTGCCGGGGTGCGAGGCGGTCGGGAAGACCGGCGAGAGGAAGATGCCGTCGGCCTGCGCCGCCACGGCGGCCTGCATTTCCCGCTTGTCATGCGCGGTGGCGAGCCGCAGGCCGCGGCCGAGCCTGTCGGGCGTTCCGTAATGGCCATCGGCGCCCCAATCCTGCGTATCGGCGAGGATCACCGTATGGCCGCGCGCCCGCGCCGCAGCGGCGAGGGTGTCGAATCGCGCGCGCCGGGCGGCGGGGGCGAGGTGGTAATGGCGGAAGACGAAACCCGAGGCTTGCGGGAGCGCTGCGAGCACTTCCTCCAGCCGCGCGTCATTGCGGGCATCGCTCAGCAAC contains:
- a CDS encoding response regulator codes for the protein MTDPAPTSILLVDDERSLREPLADYLSRQGFVVTEADSAAQARTLLAQDLPDLALLDIMMPGEDGLSLCRHLVESRGLPTILLTAKGEAMDRIIGLEIGADDYVTKPFEPRELVARIRSVLRRAERPAAAADEELLYRFEGWQLDPLKRRLTDPDSALVPLSTAEFRMLRAFCDHPRQVLDRDRLLDMVQGREAQLFDRAVDNQISRLRRKIETDSRSPHFIQTVRGGGYRFGAEVTRVARDDNA
- a CDS encoding cupin domain-containing protein: MSQPYRLADRFIHLGLGATAVPQPPFEGLEWYESYGERHGADGREGRLVSQHHFTESWPSWEMHPLGEEVVICTAGTMALTQEFPDGRRETTTLDAGDYAINPAGVWHIADVEKEATAIFITAGEGTQHRPR
- a CDS encoding VOC family protein, with protein sequence MIGYVTVGTNDLARAAQFYDPVAAELGVGRMMDFDSFIAWGDMDGAAGIAATKPFDGEAATVGNGTMVALQAQDRDQVQRLYDIALANGGSCEGEPGPRGEPDANGMVFYAAYFRDPDGNKLNAFLMDRVA
- a CDS encoding aminopeptidase P family protein, whose protein sequence is MLMQTYEARLHGLRQELARRRLDGFVIPISDEHMSEYVGSYAQRLHWLTGFGGSAGSAAVLKDRAAMFTDGRYTVQVREQVDGALYAYEDVPATSPAKWLAEHAAEGARIGYDAWLHGIGWAEEAEALFAKKGIELVPVDGNPIDAIWDDRPQASLAAAVPHGDEHAGRSSADKRSEVADWLKGEDYDATVISALDSVAWLLNMRGTDVDNTPVALSYVLAHADGTAELFIAPDKVTPELTQHLGNAVTVRDRDDFVPALEALKGKTVAVDPNHAVAGIFHALQTGGAKVVRTDDPTVLPKAIKNPAEQQGHRDAQARDGAAVTRFLHWLSLEAPKGGIDELTAAAKLREFREAGGVLKDASFDTISAAAGHAALPHYKVDEESNIPIPPSSIYLVDSGGQYLDGTTDITRTVWVGPGEPSPEMIERNTRVLKGHIQLDMQKFPDRTTGGALDALARMHLWNGGVDYGHGTGHGVGSFLSVHEGPQRISKPGCAFPGTETPLREGMILSNEPGYYKAGDYGIRIENLVLVVDAGVTGSEGKYLGFETLTFVPLDRTLVNKALLSAAEIDWWNNYHTAVRAVLAPQLEGADLAWLEEQCQPL
- a CDS encoding S9 family peptidase, whose amino-acid sequence is MRYAAFLSAASLALSAPLHAQNSEGTTVTQPTSPPTAEKRDHSYSHHGITIADPYHWLRDQSYPTVDDADVLDHLKAENAWFEARMKPQQALVDELFAEMKARIKEDDSTVPQRRGDYLYWSEFEEGAEYRKYYRKPVAGGDDVLILDENALAEGVEYFRLGAFSVSQNGRYLAYSADTNGSERFTARIKDLETGELLPDEIPGTLSDLVWVKNDSALVYGTADDNWRVHDATMHVLGTPLGEDVELYRETMDEGFRVGAGLSAQEDWLIIATGDNETSEVRLVPASEPTAEPVLVKPRNKGVEYDVDVRDGTVWVHTNDDHVNFRLATAKLDTPGDWTTLIAGSDEFYLTGFDLFKDFYVTEGRLRGLDQIQLRSYADPNLVKPIAFAEASFSAGLSNNPEYDQDTLRLAYESMVTPDSVYDYNVATGELELLKQQEIPSGYDPSLYTAERVEIAARDGTMVPVSIIMRKDRSKAGPLHLYAYGAYGYAVPPGFSTSRLSLVDRGYAYAIAHIRGGDDLGRKWYLQGKLNERTNTFNDFVDVAKGLVAKGYTEKGRISISGGSAGGELMGAVVNTDPELWGAVVAHVPFVDVLSTMLDEELPLTPGEWPEWGNPILSKQAFAYILSYSPYDQVTAQDYPPMLVTAGLNDPRVTYWEPAKWVAKLREVNTGDSELLLKTNMGAGHGGKSGRFQSIYETAEEVAFILWQMDEAE
- a CDS encoding acyl-CoA thioesterase, coding for MTAGFTRSFTAEARHIDEMGHVNNAVWVQWIQDMATAHWDAMGRAEDREQFVWLVVRHEIDYRGNIDAGDTAEGTTWIEGPARGATSLRRVDFRNAAGKVIVSAATTWAMLDRESGRLARVRPEVLAPFL
- the ald gene encoding alanine dehydrogenase; this encodes MRIGSPKEIKNHEYRVGLTPESAKELVMQGHEVWIETNAGAGIDANDDQYVAAGAKIVNGPDPIFAECEMVVKVKEPQAVERKKLREGQILYTYLHLAPDPDQTKELLDSGVTAIAYETVTGPRGQLPLLKPMSQVAGRMSVQAGATALEKAHGGRGVLLGGVPGVMPGKVVVIGGGVVGFNAAQMAVGLGADVTILDRDPEVLEKVGTHFEARASTRFSNAANLYDAVTNADLVIGAVLIPGAAAPKLVTREMLKDMHKGAVLVDVAIDQGGCFETSRATTHAEPTYVIDDVVHYCVANMPGAVARTSTYALNNVTLPHALRIARMGWKAALAADPHLAEGLNVHRGEVTYEAVSSELGYDYRPVADLLR
- a CDS encoding DUF389 domain-containing protein; this encodes MPPSSDTSPAPSVDNSTEETAYRTRRPISRLTMLRALVEVRMWWRDGVIADLDHVATIERVRGESLLTSRYIFMTAMSAGIAILGLLLSSPAVVIGAMLLSPLMNPILGTGFSLATGDADWLRRCGKALVAGSVFAILFCALIVYFSPLQTVTEEIAARTRPNLFDLLVALFSALAGSYAVIRGREGTIVGVAIATALMPPLAVVGFGLATFNWTVFGGALGLFITNLVTIGLTAALMARLYGFQSDMTHRQTRLQSMVMVAVFVSLAVPLGFSLRTIAWEANGQRIVNQEVAEAFTGRARVEQPIVNWAAEPVTIAASVFTPEFNPGADSEVAERLSQRLGRPVVVTIDQFQVGTDPGAAEQAALAQARVREAAEASERQIATLGQSVALIAGAARKDVMLDRENQTVQATAQPLAGLTLSGYRQLEQRLERTTPGWTVDLRPPLVALPEVTVGEEGLDDANTSRLALIGWAARRTGLRITLTGSAAALSVVTQALGTDARYVDASATGNGNTVTAEWSTAADQAQN